GTTGGCCCAGCCGCGGTGCATCTCCGGCAGGTCACCGGTGCGCCGGGCGAGCCCGATCTGCAGCGCGGCGGCGAACAGCCCGTCGCGCAGCTGGATCGGCGCGCCGCCGGTGGTGGCCGTGGCGAGCAGGTCGTGCGCGGCGGCGGTGTCGCCGCGGAACATCCGGATCCAGCCGGCCAGCAGGCGGTGCCGGCGGGCCATCAGCACCGATCCCATGCCGGCGGTGACCGCGCGGTCGAGCACCGCGTCGGCCGCGTCGAGCTCGCCGTCGTGCAGCGCGACCAGGGCGGCGAGCGCGGCCGGGCTGTCCGGCAGCAGCACGGCCGGGCCGGCCGGTTCGAGAAGCGCGGCGGCCTGCACGAGGGTGGCGAGCGCGGCCGCGGGCGTACCGCCGATGCTCTCCCGGATGCCGTCGGCCATCATCGCGGCCGCGTTGGTGAGCAGCGTGGGCGGCCCGTCGGCGGCGTCCGGTCCCTCGACCGCGAAGCTGCCGCCGGTGACCTGGGTGGCCAGCGCGGCGAACGACCGGGACGTGGGCGTGCGCGACCAGCGGTACCGTTCCGCGCTGTGGGCCAGCTGGCCGCGGTGCGCGAGCACGGCGGCCGCGACCGCGGCACCGGCGGCGCGGTCGTTCTCCGCGACCGGTCCGGTGCCGGGCGCGCCGACGAGCCGGTCGGCGAGGCGCAGCGCGGTGTCCAGGTCGCCGCCGAGCGCGGTGGCGAGCGCGTGCCGGGCGCCGGTCGGTGCCCCGCTCGCGGCCGCGGCGGCGAACAGGCGCGCCGCGACCTGCGGTGCCGCGATCAGTGCCTCCTCCGCGCCGGCCTGGAACGCGGAGGCGAGGCCGCTGCCGCCGATGCCGGCGTCGAGCAGCGAGCGGGCCACCGTGAGCGTGCCGTCGCCGCGGGCGAGTTGCAGCGCGGCGAGGCGCTGCCACAGGTCGGCGCGGTGCGCGACCGGGCCGAGCGCGGTGACGGCCTGCCGGGCGGCCGGGACGAGCGTGTCGTCCAGCGCGAACAGCCCGGTGGCGCGGGCGGCCTCCAGCAGCTCGTCGATCCGGGCCGGGTCGCGGCCGAGCAGGTCGGCGAGCACGCCGATCGGCAGCGCGCCGCCGGCCGCGGTGGCCAGCAGCAGCCGGCGTACGTCCGGGTCGAGGTGGTCGAGGTCCGCGCGGAACTGGAGCAGGGACGTGTCGGTCAGCTCCGGGCCGGCCGCGAGCGCCGCGGTGATGCGGTGCGCGATGCCGGGCACGCCGCCGCTGAGCCGGTGCACCCGGTCGGCGAGGTCGTCGCCGGGCGCGCCGCCGGTCCAGGCGTGCACGGCGCGCGCGGTCTGCTCCGGCGTGAACGGGCCGAGCAGCACCGGTGGGCGTTCCCGGCGCAGGATCGTCAGCAGTGACGTCAGGCCGGCCGGACGCGGCCAGGGGCGGTAGGCGAGGACGAGCCGCCGGCGGCCGGTGGTCAGCGGGTGCAGCGCGGCCAGGCGGCCCTCGTCGAGCAGGTGGGCGTCGTCGATCAGCAGCACCGCGTCGTCGTCCGCACCGTCCAGCGGGTCGGTCCAGGCGTCGATCACCGGTACGTCGTGCTCGCGCAGCAGACCGGCCAGGTAGGACAGCAGCGCGGTCTTGCCGTACCCGCCGGGCGCCTGGAGGCTGAGGCGCAGCGGGCCGGCCGGCACCGCCGCGAGGTCGTCGCAGATCCGCGCGACCTGCTCGTCGAGCACCAGCCAGGACGGTGTCATGGTGCGGATCGTCACCGTTCTCCTCAACCGATCGGGATGACGGGCGCGAGCGCCCCGACTGCGAGTACGAGTGCGGTCGCGCCCGCGTTCATGCCCTGGGTCTTGCGGGTACGGCGGCGGCCGGGCAGCTCCGGCGTGCTGATCCGCACCGGCGGCCGGGGCGGCGCGTCCGGCGTGTGCGTCCGGCCGGTGGACGCCGGTGCGGGCCGCACGGACGGTTCCTGACCGGGTTCGGGTTCCCAGACCGCGGTGCCGCGCCGGCCGGGGTCCGGCGGCGCGTCGTGCAGCCCGGCGGCGAGCTGGGCGGCGACCGCGGCCGCGCCCTCGGCGACCAGCGTGGTGCCGCCCGGCGGGAGCGGGGTGACGCCGGGCAGGTGCGCGGCGACCAGTTCGGTCAGCAGCGGCGTGTGCGCGGTGCCGCCGGTGAGCAGCACGCCGCCGAGGTGGTGCGGTGGCACGCCGGCCACCGCGACGAGCCGGGCCAGCGTGGCGGCGGGGTGGTCGAGCAGCGGCCGGAGCAGCGTCTCCAGCCGGGCCCGGTCGACGGTGAGCCGGGTCTCGCCGGGGTGCAGCGGCAGGATGATCTCGGCGTCGTCCGCGTGGCTGAGCTGCTCGCGGGTGTACCGGGCCTCGGCGCGCAGGTCGTGCAGGATCCGCAGGTGACGGTCCGGGTCGTCGGCCAGCGGCGCGATCTCGCGGCGCAGCGCGTCGTACGCGTGCTGGGCGAGCACCTCGTCGAGGTCGGCGCCGCCGAGCTGGTGCGCGCCGGTGCGGGCGGCCCGCACCGCGTACGTGATCGGGTTGGTCCGGGTGACGACGGACGCCTCGTAGCTGGTGCCGCCGATCGCGAGCACGGCGAGTGCGCGGGCGTCCGGGCCGCCGCGGGCCGCGTGCCCCTCGGCCGCGAGGACCGGCTCGGGCAGCGGTTCGGCGGCCAGGGCGACGTCGGCGAGCGCAGCCCGCAGCGCGGCGACGTGGTGCGCGGTGAACGTGGCCGGGTGGGCCAGCACGACCCGGACCGGCGGCTCGCCCTCGCGGCCGCGGACCAGGTCGGTGACGCGGCGCGCGACGATCGCGGTGAGCGTCTGCGGTGACCAGCGTTCGCCGCGCAGCAGCACGGGCGCGTCCGCGCCGATCCGCCCGGCGAACTCGCGGGCGACGACGCCGGGGCGCAGCACCGGGCCGCGTTCGGCCGGGTCGCCGACCTGCAGCGCGCCCTCCGGGTCGACGTGCAGGACCGCGGGCGCCTCGTCGGAGTCGCCGCGCAGCCGGACCGGCGTGGGGCGTTTCCAGACGCCGTCGGCGAGGACGCTGGTGGCCGCGGTGACGTGGGTGCCGCCGATGTCGATGCCGAGCACGTACGCCATGCCGCCTCCCCCTCGTCTCCTCGTTGGGCGGGCGCCCGCATGAGCCGCGGACGCC
This genomic window from Catenuloplanes niger contains:
- a CDS encoding helix-turn-helix transcriptional regulator, which translates into the protein MTIRTMTPSWLVLDEQVARICDDLAAVPAGPLRLSLQAPGGYGKTALLSYLAGLLREHDVPVIDAWTDPLDGADDDAVLLIDDAHLLDEGRLAALHPLTTGRRRLVLAYRPWPRPAGLTSLLTILRRERPPVLLGPFTPEQTARAVHAWTGGAPGDDLADRVHRLSGGVPGIAHRITAALAAGPELTDTSLLQFRADLDHLDPDVRRLLLATAAGGALPIGVLADLLGRDPARIDELLEAARATGLFALDDTLVPAARQAVTALGPVAHRADLWQRLAALQLARGDGTLTVARSLLDAGIGGSGLASAFQAGAEEALIAAPQVAARLFAAAAASGAPTGARHALATALGGDLDTALRLADRLVGAPGTGPVAENDRAAGAAVAAAVLAHRGQLAHSAERYRWSRTPTSRSFAALATQVTGGSFAVEGPDAADGPPTLLTNAAAMMADGIRESIGGTPAAALATLVQAAALLEPAGPAVLLPDSPAALAALVALHDGELDAADAVLDRAVTAGMGSVLMARRHRLLAGWIRMFRGDTAAAHDLLATATTGGAPIQLRDGLFAAALQIGLARRTGDLPEMHRGWANARETVLRHPVDLLTLLPLGELAVAGARLGERAALDVPVRQALDLLDRLGRPPLWHATLHWYLLQAAVVGEDAGTAAVHADALAADADATAHTAVLAAAATSWCRLLTGDIDPDQVVAHARDLARTGLAWDAARLAGQAAARTADRRAMVTLLDTARLLQGRQPGPRTENASEPTPTGQLSAREQEVAELLLAGLTYKEIGDRLFITPKTVEHHVARMRARLGAPNRAELLARLRATTTPVAFRKAPE
- a CDS encoding Hsp70 family protein; amino-acid sequence: MAYVLGIDIGGTHVTAATSVLADGVWKRPTPVRLRGDSDEAPAVLHVDPEGALQVGDPAERGPVLRPGVVAREFAGRIGADAPVLLRGERWSPQTLTAIVARRVTDLVRGREGEPPVRVVLAHPATFTAHHVAALRAALADVALAAEPLPEPVLAAEGHAARGGPDARALAVLAIGGTSYEASVVTRTNPITYAVRAARTGAHQLGGADLDEVLAQHAYDALRREIAPLADDPDRHLRILHDLRAEARYTREQLSHADDAEIILPLHPGETRLTVDRARLETLLRPLLDHPAATLARLVAVAGVPPHHLGGVLLTGGTAHTPLLTELVAAHLPGVTPLPPGGTTLVAEGAAAVAAQLAAGLHDAPPDPGRRGTAVWEPEPGQEPSVRPAPASTGRTHTPDAPPRPPVRISTPELPGRRRTRKTQGMNAGATALVLAVGALAPVIPIG